A single genomic interval of Natator depressus isolate rNatDep1 chromosome 16, rNatDep2.hap1, whole genome shotgun sequence harbors:
- the CYSRT1 gene encoding cysteine-rich tail protein 1, translating into MERGITVENPYASVNIPRGQLKNSFIKRYLGEELPSPTVIVNPAVPTYPAVEQLNGASKSVPLDSSDGSKVMTQESWAQPYNPYASLKLLNGASSAPLYTIELDKHQKSPGVGTDRGCCKYCPCCRKCCCVVS; encoded by the coding sequence ATGGAGCGTGGCATCACAGTTGAGAACCCCTACGCCAGCGTGAATATTCCGCGAGGTCAGCTCAAGAACAGCTTCATTAAGCGCTACCTGGGGGAGGAGCTGCCCTCACCCACTGTCATTGTTAATCCTGCCGTGCCCACCTACCCAGCCGTAGAGCAGCTGAATGGTGCCAGTAAATCGGTGCCACTGGATAGTTCGGATGGTTCAAAAGTCATGACGCAGGAGTCCTGGGCCCAGCCATATAACCCTTATGCCAGCCTGAAGCTGCTGAACGGGGCTTCCTCAGCCCCGCTGTACACCATCGAGCTAGACAAGCACCAGAAGAGTCCTGGGGTGGGCACGGACCGTGGCTGCTGTAAGTACTGCCCCTGCTGCCGGAAATGCTGCTGTGTCGTCTCCTAA